In Tolypothrix sp. NIES-4075, the following proteins share a genomic window:
- a CDS encoding CPXCG motif-containing cysteine-rich protein — MQTTSEFYCAYCGEPNVTFVDLSAGGQQSYVEDCQVCCRPNILYLRVDEETLDIEIDTEYEG, encoded by the coding sequence ATGCAAACAACATCTGAATTTTACTGCGCCTATTGCGGCGAACCAAACGTCACCTTTGTAGACTTAAGTGCAGGTGGACAGCAATCTTATGTAGAAGATTGTCAAGTTTGCTGTCGTCCAAACATTCTATATCTGCGGGTAGATGAAGAAACTTTAGATATAGAAATTGATACAGAATACGAAGGTTGA
- a CDS encoding rhodanese-like domain-containing protein — translation MNTQPITQISVEELAERLTSGEPDIQLVDVREPQEVAIASIEGFVNLPLSQFAEWGDQIPTRFDPHAETLVLCHHGIRSAQMCQWLAAQGFTNVKNIAGGIDAYSTLVNPSIPHY, via the coding sequence ATGAATACCCAACCTATTACCCAAATTAGTGTAGAGGAACTGGCAGAACGTCTGACTTCAGGCGAACCAGATATTCAGCTAGTCGATGTGCGCGAACCACAAGAAGTAGCGATCGCTAGCATTGAGGGTTTTGTCAATCTACCCCTGAGTCAATTTGCCGAATGGGGCGATCAAATTCCCACCCGCTTCGATCCTCACGCGGAAACCCTTGTATTATGTCATCACGGCATTCGCTCGGCTCAGATGTGTCAGTGGTTAGCGGCTCAAGGATTTACAAATGTTAAAAATATTGCAGGTGGTATTGATGCCTATTCAACCTTGGTTAACCCTTCGATTCCTCACTATTAA
- a CDS encoding Npun_F5749 family FMN-dependent PPOX-type flavoprotein, which translates to MSVAPWRSLLAAALHRNRSLVYARYLQLATVRANNRPANRTVVFRGFLEDTNQLKFITDARSEKIDQIQQQPWAEACWYFPNTREQFRISGCLTLVECNNYDPFLNKARITTWQELSDAARLQFAWADPGKPRVQDPAAFDPPPPDATQPLANFCLLLLDPVQVDHLELKGNPQNRYLYCLDRQQQWSSQEINP; encoded by the coding sequence ATGTCTGTTGCTCCTTGGCGATCGCTTCTGGCTGCTGCGCTTCATCGCAACCGCAGCCTTGTTTATGCCCGTTACCTCCAACTGGCAACAGTTCGGGCAAATAATCGTCCCGCTAATCGTACCGTCGTCTTTCGCGGCTTTCTCGAAGACACCAACCAGCTGAAATTTATCACCGATGCCCGCAGCGAAAAAATCGACCAGATACAGCAGCAACCTTGGGCAGAAGCTTGCTGGTACTTCCCTAACACGCGAGAACAATTCCGCATCAGTGGTTGCTTAACCTTGGTAGAATGTAATAATTATGACCCATTTTTAAATAAAGCACGTATTACTACTTGGCAAGAGCTAAGTGATGCAGCGCGGTTACAATTTGCTTGGGCTGATCCTGGTAAACCTAGAGTTCAAGATCCAGCAGCTTTTGATCCACCACCACCCGATGCGACTCAGCCATTGGCAAATTTCTGCCTATTGCTACTTGACCCCGTGCAAGTAGATCACCTCGAATTAAAAGGCAATCCACAAAATCGTTATTTATACTGCTTAGATCGGCAGCAACAGTGGTCTAGCCAAGAAATTAATCCTTGA
- the cysE gene encoding serine O-acetyltransferase, producing MLSTLRTDFRIIFERDPAARNWLEVLFCYPGLQALLFHRLAHRLHLIAIPFFPRLISHIARFLTGIEIHPGATIGKGVFIDHGMGVVIGETAIIGDYALIYQGVTLGGTGKQSGKRHPTLGENVVVGAGSKVLGNIQIGNNVRIGAGSVVLRDVPSDCTVVGVPGRIIYRSGVKVSPLEHNNLPDSEAEVIRALVDRIELLEQQIQQLQQLQSSAKTPVMAGKFTANEGEETENKLRCNLRDKAIQQFLDGAGI from the coding sequence GTGCTATCTACACTACGTACAGACTTTCGCATAATTTTTGAACGCGATCCAGCCGCCCGTAACTGGTTGGAAGTATTATTTTGCTACCCAGGTTTGCAAGCTTTGCTATTCCATCGGCTGGCTCACCGACTGCATTTAATTGCTATTCCCTTTTTCCCCCGGCTGATTTCCCACATTGCTAGGTTTTTGACTGGAATTGAAATCCACCCAGGTGCAACTATTGGCAAAGGTGTATTTATTGACCACGGTATGGGCGTGGTAATTGGTGAAACAGCAATTATCGGCGACTATGCCCTAATTTATCAAGGTGTCACCCTTGGCGGAACTGGTAAACAAAGCGGCAAGCGCCATCCAACTTTAGGGGAAAATGTCGTAGTCGGCGCCGGCTCGAAGGTACTCGGTAATATTCAAATTGGTAACAACGTCCGCATCGGGGCAGGCTCAGTTGTTCTACGAGATGTCCCTTCTGATTGTACTGTGGTCGGCGTACCCGGTCGCATTATTTATCGTTCTGGAGTCAAAGTTTCTCCCCTAGAACATAACAACTTACCTGATTCTGAAGCCGAAGTAATTCGCGCCTTAGTTGACCGCATAGAGTTGTTAGAACAACAAATACAACAGCTTCAACAACTTCAATCTTCTGCAAAAACTCCTGTAATGGCGGGTAAATTCACCGCCAACGAAGGTGAAGAAACAGAAAATAAATTACGCTGCAACCTCAGAGATAAAGCTATTCAGCAGTTTCTCGATGGTGCCGGGATTTAG
- a CDS encoding DUF2834 domain-containing protein yields the protein MLRKIAFGLLWLGFSTYAFVFAPPDQPDTLELIKNLSTGQWQGINPLVVALFNIMGVFPIIYSAVLFIDGRGQKIPAWLFAIPSFAVGAFAILPYLALRESNKQFPGKKNFFIKLLDSRFIGIALTLGTIILVGYGLLAGDWGNFVKQWQTSRFIHVMSLDFCVLCLVFPALVGDDIARRNVKNPQLLWLISLIPLFGSLIYLCVRPPLLEDGAETVSIKQQPAAN from the coding sequence ATGTTGAGAAAAATCGCTTTTGGGCTGCTGTGGCTGGGATTTAGTACCTACGCTTTTGTCTTTGCCCCTCCCGATCAACCGGATACATTGGAGTTAATTAAAAACCTTTCTACCGGACAGTGGCAAGGTATTAACCCTTTAGTAGTAGCACTATTCAACATTATGGGGGTTTTCCCCATAATCTACAGTGCAGTATTATTTATTGATGGCAGAGGGCAAAAAATACCCGCTTGGTTGTTTGCTATTCCCTCTTTCGCAGTTGGGGCATTTGCGATTTTACCTTACTTAGCTTTACGCGAATCAAATAAACAGTTTCCTGGCAAAAAAAACTTTTTCATCAAACTCTTAGATTCACGTTTTATAGGTATTGCCCTAACTTTAGGCACAATTATTTTAGTTGGTTATGGCTTACTAGCCGGTGATTGGGGAAATTTTGTCAAACAGTGGCAAACTAGCCGCTTTATTCATGTAATGAGTTTAGATTTCTGCGTACTTTGCCTAGTATTTCCTGCATTGGTAGGAGATGATATAGCGCGTCGTAATGTGAAAAATCCTCAGTTACTTTGGTTAATTAGCTTGATCCCCTTGTTCGGTTCTTTAATATATTTGTGTGTGCGTCCACCTTTATTAGAAGATGGTGCAGAGACAGTATCTATTAAACAACAACCCGCCGCGAATTAA
- the aroC gene encoding chorismate synthase, whose translation MGNTFGHLFRITTFGESHGGGVGVIIDGCPPRLEISAEEIQVELDRRRPGQSKITTPRKEEDKCEILSGVFEGKTLGTPISILVRNKDARSQDYDEMQQKYRPSHADATYDAKYGIRNWQGGGRSSARETIGRVAAGAIAKKILRQVANVEVIGYVKRIKDLEGAIDANTVTLEQVESNIVRCPDGECAERMIELIEAIGRQGDSIGGVVECVARNVPKGLGVPVFDKLEADIAKGVMSLPASKGFEIGSGFAGTLLTGIEHNDEYYIDENGEIRTVTNRSGGIQGGISNGENIILRVAFKPTATIRKEQKTVTNEGEETLLAAKGRHDPCVLPRAVPMVEAMVALVLCDHLLRQQGQCKVL comes from the coding sequence ATGGGCAACACTTTTGGGCATTTATTTCGCATTACTACTTTTGGCGAGTCTCACGGCGGTGGTGTGGGAGTTATCATTGATGGTTGTCCACCACGGCTAGAAATATCTGCTGAAGAAATTCAAGTAGAATTAGATAGAAGGCGTCCGGGACAAAGTAAAATTACAACGCCTCGCAAAGAAGAGGATAAGTGCGAAATTCTCTCTGGAGTCTTTGAGGGTAAAACTTTGGGAACACCAATATCAATTTTGGTGCGAAACAAAGACGCCCGTTCTCAAGATTACGACGAAATGCAACAAAAGTATCGTCCTTCTCATGCCGATGCGACGTATGATGCCAAATATGGCATTCGTAATTGGCAAGGTGGCGGTAGATCGTCGGCGCGTGAGACAATTGGTAGAGTCGCAGCAGGTGCGATCGCTAAAAAAATTCTTCGTCAAGTCGCTAATGTGGAAGTTATCGGTTACGTCAAGCGCATCAAAGATTTAGAAGGTGCGATTGATGCAAATACCGTCACTTTAGAACAAGTTGAAAGCAACATCGTCCGCTGTCCCGATGGCGAATGTGCCGAACGAATGATTGAATTAATTGAGGCGATCGGTAGGCAAGGCGATTCTATCGGGGGTGTGGTAGAATGTGTAGCGCGAAATGTTCCCAAAGGTTTGGGCGTTCCAGTTTTTGATAAATTAGAAGCAGATATTGCCAAAGGTGTAATGTCTCTGCCGGCTAGTAAAGGTTTTGAAATTGGTTCAGGTTTCGCGGGGACGCTGTTAACTGGAATTGAACATAACGACGAATATTATATTGATGAAAACGGTGAAATTCGCACTGTAACTAATCGTTCAGGGGGAATTCAAGGCGGAATTTCCAACGGTGAGAATATCATTTTACGAGTAGCATTTAAGCCGACAGCTACGATTAGAAAAGAACAGAAAACGGTGACAAATGAAGGTGAAGAAACCCTATTAGCCGCCAAAGGAAGACACGATCCTTGCGTTTTACCGCGTGCTGTGCCGATGGTAGAAGCGATGGTTGCTTTAGTATTGTGCGATCATTTGCTGAGGCAGCAAGGACAGTGTAAGGTGTTGTAG
- a CDS encoding B12-binding domain-containing radical SAM protein — translation MTSSVFAAERLLFTPATPDNDAIPTIFAFPNEYTVGITSLGYQVVWATLAMRDDVQVSRLFTDTHEQLPRKPELLGFSMSWELDYVNILNLLESLEIPIRADIRDRNHPIVFGGGPVLTANPEPFADFFDVILLGDGEDLLGNFIEAYKEVRNASRQIQLKALAQVPGIYVPSLYEVEYHSLDGAIKSIQPISSEIPAIVQKQTYRGNVLSASTVVTEKAAWENIYMVEVVRSCPEMCRFCLASYLTLPFRTASVEESLIPAIERGLAVTNRLGLLGASVTQHPEFETLLDYISQPKYDDVRLSIASVRTNTVTVQLAQTLAKRDTRSLTIAIESGSEKLREIINKKLHNEEIIQAAVNAKAGGLSSLKLYGMAGIPGEQSEDLDQTVAMMRAVKKAAPGLRLTLGCSTFVPKAHTPFQWFGVNRQAEKRLQFLQKQLKPQGIDFRPESYNWSIIQALLSRGDRRLSQLLQLTRNFGDSLGSYKRAFKQLKKQIPDLDFYVHTDWSTEQILPWSHLQGPLPQSTLIKHLADATSKINSSPKELQPLNL, via the coding sequence GTGACATCATCTGTATTCGCTGCTGAACGCCTTTTATTTACTCCTGCAACCCCCGACAACGACGCTATCCCGACAATTTTCGCTTTCCCCAATGAATACACTGTGGGAATCACTAGCCTAGGCTATCAAGTGGTGTGGGCAACTTTGGCAATGCGTGATGATGTGCAAGTAAGTCGCTTGTTTACCGATACTCACGAACAACTTCCAAGAAAACCAGAATTACTCGGCTTTTCGATGTCGTGGGAACTCGATTATGTGAATATTTTAAATCTGCTGGAATCTTTAGAAATTCCTATTAGGGCAGATATTCGCGATCGCAATCATCCGATAGTTTTTGGTGGGGGTCCCGTCCTCACAGCTAACCCCGAACCTTTCGCCGATTTCTTTGATGTAATTTTACTCGGAGATGGCGAAGATTTATTAGGCAATTTCATTGAAGCTTATAAAGAAGTTAGAAACGCTTCTAGACAAATCCAGTTAAAAGCACTTGCACAAGTACCGGGAATTTATGTTCCTAGTTTGTATGAGGTTGAATATCACAGTTTAGATGGTGCTATCAAATCAATTCAACCAATATCTTCCGAAATTCCGGCAATAGTGCAAAAGCAAACTTACCGGGGAAATGTTCTCTCAGCTTCAACTGTCGTCACCGAAAAAGCCGCTTGGGAAAATATTTACATGGTAGAAGTGGTGAGAAGTTGTCCAGAAATGTGTCGTTTCTGTTTGGCAAGTTATCTCACTTTACCTTTTAGAACAGCGAGTGTTGAAGAATCTTTAATTCCGGCAATCGAAAGAGGTTTAGCTGTCACAAATCGGTTAGGATTATTAGGAGCTTCAGTAACTCAGCATCCCGAATTTGAAACGTTACTCGATTATATTAGTCAGCCAAAATATGACGATGTACGCTTGAGTATTGCCTCAGTGCGAACTAATACAGTAACGGTACAATTAGCGCAAACCTTAGCGAAACGAGACACGCGATCGCTTACCATTGCCATCGAAAGTGGTTCGGAAAAATTACGCGAAATCATTAACAAAAAGTTGCATAATGAGGAAATCATTCAAGCTGCGGTAAACGCCAAAGCTGGCGGATTATCTAGTTTAAAACTTTACGGCATGGCAGGAATTCCCGGCGAACAATCAGAAGATTTAGATCAAACTGTAGCAATGATGCGTGCTGTAAAAAAAGCTGCCCCAGGATTGCGGTTAACACTAGGATGCAGCACCTTTGTACCCAAAGCACACACGCCCTTTCAATGGTTTGGAGTAAATCGTCAAGCCGAGAAGCGGTTGCAATTTTTACAAAAACAACTTAAACCGCAAGGAATAGATTTCCGCCCCGAAAGTTACAATTGGTCAATAATTCAAGCATTGCTATCGAGAGGCGATCGCCGACTTTCCCAACTTTTACAACTCACCCGCAACTTTGGCGATTCTTTAGGTAGTTACAAACGTGCTTTCAAACAACTCAAAAAACAAATTCCCGACTTAGATTTTTACGTTCACACCGACTGGTCAACCGAACAAATATTACCCTGGAGTCACTTGCAAGGACCTCTACCACAGTCTACACTAATTAAACACCTGGCTGATGCCACCAGTAAAATTAACTCATCGCCAAAAGAACTACAGCCATTAAACTTATAA
- a CDS encoding chlorophyll a/b-binding protein, with product MEPSPTNAAKTPAGVSNSQAVGPFPTDATETSYNGSDRNAFEFGFTPQAELWNGRFAMIGFLAYLLWDLNGYSVVRDVLHLVSYAR from the coding sequence ATGGAACCTTCACCTACTAATGCAGCTAAAACTCCTGCCGGTGTCAGCAATAGTCAAGCTGTCGGACCATTCCCGACTGATGCGACCGAAACCTCTTACAATGGAAGCGATCGCAATGCCTTCGAGTTTGGCTTTACTCCTCAAGCCGAACTATGGAACGGACGCTTTGCAATGATTGGTTTTCTTGCCTACCTACTTTGGGACTTGAACGGCTACAGCGTGGTACGCGACGTATTACACCTAGTTTCCTATGCCCGCTAA
- a CDS encoding SDR family NAD(P)-dependent oxidoreductase, producing the protein MASTVFITGASQGIGKATALMFARKGYNLVLTARHTDSLESAAQEIQSVTNAAPLTISCDVTDPSQVSAAIEKALEHYGNIDILVNNAGIYASGPVEQFSLKDWYQIIDTNLWGYIHTINTLLPHFLARRSGSIINVSSIGGKVPTPYLVPYCTSKFAVTGLTEALHAELKPKGIHVCGIYPNIIKSDFLERAIFRGQDEEDAKNRLEQLNTVVKAPVVEKPEDVANAIWDAVKNQRSEVVVGSANFSQAIYRLFPGMLQWVSRQALKNKDK; encoded by the coding sequence ATGGCTTCTACAGTATTTATAACAGGTGCTTCCCAAGGTATTGGTAAAGCAACTGCGCTGATGTTTGCCCGCAAAGGTTATAATCTTGTACTTACAGCGCGTCACACTGACTCTTTAGAAAGCGCAGCACAGGAAATCCAAAGTGTTACTAATGCAGCACCACTAACGATTTCTTGCGATGTGACAGATCCATCACAAGTAAGCGCAGCAATAGAAAAAGCGTTGGAACATTATGGCAATATCGACATACTGGTAAACAATGCAGGTATTTATGCATCCGGACCAGTTGAGCAGTTTTCTCTCAAAGATTGGTATCAAATTATAGATACTAATTTATGGGGATATATCCATACAATTAATACACTTTTGCCTCATTTTTTGGCACGCAGAAGCGGAAGCATTATTAATGTGAGTTCCATTGGTGGTAAAGTACCTACTCCTTATTTAGTCCCCTATTGCACGAGTAAGTTTGCTGTCACAGGCTTGACAGAAGCATTACACGCAGAATTAAAGCCCAAAGGTATTCATGTTTGTGGAATTTACCCAAATATAATTAAAAGTGATTTTTTAGAGCGGGCAATTTTTCGCGGTCAAGATGAGGAAGACGCTAAAAACCGTCTTGAACAACTTAATACTGTGGTGAAAGCTCCTGTGGTGGAGAAACCGGAGGATGTGGCAAATGCTATCTGGGATGCAGTGAAAAATCAACGGTCTGAGGTAGTAGTTGGTTCGGCGAATTTTTCCCAAGCAATTTATCGGTTGTTTCCTGGTATGCTTCAGTGGGTTTCTCGACAAGCTTTGAAAAATAAGGATAAATAA
- a CDS encoding DUF3352 domain-containing protein, with protein sequence MRQNPLFGFLAAGAIALLLIVIAGFYWFFGKSPVNLIGGGTASEPGAAIFVSKSAPVMVSMLVNPDKLQASNSDRELSKLKTSLLANTGIDYKQDVQPWLGNEITLAVTSLDIDRDPANGRKPGYLMALASNQSEKSREFVELLFSKRVLAGENLAIEQYKGVKLISDTSPSEKGLLVGASVGDFVLFANDPKVLRDAINNVQAPDLNLTNSAQYQKALKQLPKNALAATFLNLPAVAEWQGLKLSEATYDSQIVSLVLNPKGLLAETSLLASSATSPPSSQLSQPVGALNYIPETAGLAISGVDLSNLDNSDLAQLWKQVTTAISGSQKDVTSSLVQPLADVQKGWGIDLRQDIFSWVKGEYAIALLPHTKQINPDWIFVVEKSEAVPLSISRLDAIASSQGLNVSSLTLDNQKIFAWTKLTTVTNNLNSGSESINLKTKVQGVHTNLGNYEIFTSSIDVMDQVLKVKDNSLVKNRNFQDSIAAIPQPNQGYLYLDWAKSHEIVEQRIPILKLVEVVAKPFLDKVRSLIVSSYGSDTGLLKGGVFFELNHS encoded by the coding sequence ATGAGGCAAAACCCATTGTTCGGTTTTCTAGCAGCTGGTGCGATCGCGCTGCTATTGATTGTTATCGCAGGCTTTTACTGGTTCTTTGGCAAAAGTCCAGTTAACCTGATTGGTGGTGGGACTGCTTCGGAACCAGGTGCCGCCATCTTCGTGTCTAAAAGCGCACCAGTTATGGTGTCAATGCTAGTGAATCCAGACAAATTGCAGGCTAGTAATAGCGATCGGGAACTGTCAAAATTGAAAACAAGTTTATTAGCTAACACTGGCATCGATTACAAACAAGATGTTCAACCCTGGTTGGGGAACGAAATTACACTCGCTGTCACCAGCTTAGATATTGATCGCGACCCCGCAAACGGACGGAAACCAGGGTATCTAATGGCACTTGCAAGCAATCAATCAGAAAAAAGTCGCGAGTTTGTCGAATTGTTATTTTCCAAGCGGGTGTTAGCTGGGGAAAACTTAGCGATCGAACAATACAAAGGCGTTAAGCTGATTTCTGACACTTCCCCATCGGAAAAAGGTTTGCTTGTCGGTGCATCTGTAGGCGATTTTGTCTTATTTGCCAACGATCCAAAAGTGCTGCGAGATGCAATTAATAACGTCCAAGCACCCGACCTCAATTTGACAAATTCCGCTCAATATCAAAAAGCGCTGAAACAACTGCCGAAAAATGCTTTAGCTGCAACTTTCCTCAATCTTCCCGCTGTAGCCGAATGGCAAGGTCTAAAACTGTCAGAAGCAACTTATGACAGCCAAATAGTTTCCTTGGTGTTAAACCCGAAAGGATTGCTCGCAGAAACTAGCTTACTGGCATCATCGGCAACATCGCCCCCATCTTCACAACTTTCACAACCTGTGGGAGCATTAAATTATATTCCGGAAACAGCGGGTTTAGCAATTTCCGGCGTTGATTTGAGCAATTTGGATAACAGCGACTTAGCTCAACTTTGGAAACAAGTGACAACGGCAATATCCGGTTCGCAAAAAGATGTTACATCAAGCTTGGTGCAACCCTTAGCGGATGTGCAAAAAGGCTGGGGTATTGATTTGCGTCAGGATATTTTCAGTTGGGTGAAAGGTGAATACGCTATAGCTTTGTTACCTCACACTAAGCAAATTAATCCAGACTGGATTTTTGTGGTAGAAAAATCCGAAGCTGTTCCTTTATCGATTTCTCGGTTAGATGCGATCGCTTCATCCCAAGGATTAAACGTTAGTTCCCTCACCTTAGACAATCAAAAAATCTTTGCTTGGACAAAGTTAACAACCGTGACGAATAACCTAAATAGCGGTTCTGAATCGATTAACCTCAAAACAAAAGTGCAGGGGGTGCATACAAACCTAGGAAATTACGAAATTTTTACTTCCTCAATTGATGTAATGGATCAAGTGCTGAAAGTCAAGGATAATTCCTTAGTAAAAAATCGCAACTTCCAAGATAGTATCGCCGCCATTCCCCAACCGAATCAAGGCTATCTTTACCTCGATTGGGCAAAGAGTCACGAGATAGTAGAACAGAGAATACCGATTCTCAAGTTAGTAGAAGTAGTCGCTAAACCGTTTCTCGACAAAGTGCGATCGCTCATAGTTAGTAGTTACGGTAGCGACACCGGATTGCTCAAAGGTGGCGTCTTTTTTGAACTTAATCACTCGTAA
- a CDS encoding SemiSWEET transporter: MAATLTTFSFLPQMIKTWQSKSAKDVSYIMLITFNIGVFLWIIYGISLQSLPVILANGVTLFFNIIILWLKIKYR, from the coding sequence ATCGCCGCGACATTAACAACATTTTCCTTTCTACCGCAAATGATAAAAACATGGCAAAGCAAATCAGCCAAAGATGTTTCATACATCATGCTAATTACTTTTAATATTGGTGTTTTTTTATGGATAATTTATGGAATATCTCTACAATCATTGCCGGTTATTCTCGCAAACGGGGTGACATTATTTTTTAACATCATAATTCTATGGCTTAAAATTAAATATAGATGA
- the hrcA gene encoding heat-inducible transcriptional repressor HrcA, which yields MQVKLTNRQQHILWATVRHYIATAEPVGSKALVEEYDLGVSSATIRNVMGFLEKGGLLYQPHTSAGRIPSDSGYRTYVDQLITPSENLSREVEAVLQKRLKWEDWSLEALLHGAAQILATLSGCISLITMPQTERATLRHLQMVQIEAGRVMLIVVTDAYETHSTLMDLPAASAETQLEPEVIDRELQIVSNFLNSHLRGRSLLELATLDWTQLDREFQRYGDFLKHSVAELTRRTVTPSTTQIMIRGVAEVLRQPEFSQLQQVQTIIQLLEEEQDQLWRLIFEETPSDEVGKPRVMIRIGSENPLETIRTCTLISATYRRGSIPVGSVGVLGPTRLDYESAIAVVSAAADYLSEAFS from the coding sequence ATGCAAGTCAAGCTGACCAATCGACAACAGCATATACTTTGGGCAACGGTACGTCACTATATCGCTACCGCAGAGCCTGTGGGTTCTAAAGCTTTGGTTGAAGAATACGACCTAGGTGTTAGTTCAGCCACAATTCGCAACGTGATGGGCTTTTTAGAAAAAGGTGGGTTGCTTTACCAACCTCACACCTCTGCCGGACGCATCCCTTCTGATTCTGGCTATCGTACTTATGTAGACCAGCTGATTACACCTTCAGAAAATTTATCACGAGAGGTAGAAGCGGTACTGCAAAAGCGGCTGAAGTGGGAAGATTGGAGTTTAGAGGCTTTACTACACGGAGCCGCACAAATACTCGCAACTTTAAGTGGCTGCATTAGTTTGATTACCATGCCGCAAACTGAAAGAGCGACGTTGCGACATTTGCAAATGGTGCAAATTGAAGCGGGACGGGTAATGCTGATTGTAGTCACGGATGCTTATGAGACGCATTCCACATTGATGGATTTGCCGGCAGCATCCGCAGAAACACAACTTGAACCAGAAGTCATCGATCGCGAGTTGCAAATTGTTTCTAACTTTTTAAATAGCCACTTGCGGGGACGGAGTTTGTTAGAATTAGCGACTCTCGACTGGACGCAATTAGATCGAGAGTTCCAACGCTACGGAGATTTTTTGAAACACTCGGTAGCAGAATTAACCCGTCGCACTGTTACACCATCTACAACCCAAATTATGATTCGCGGTGTAGCAGAAGTTTTGCGTCAGCCAGAATTTTCTCAATTACAACAAGTGCAAACGATTATCCAACTGCTGGAGGAAGAACAAGACCAACTGTGGCGGTTAATATTTGAGGAGACTCCATCAGATGAGGTGGGTAAACCACGGGTAATGATTCGGATTGGATCGGAAAACCCGTTAGAAACGATACGCACCTGTACCTTAATTTCTGCCACTTATCGCCGAGGTTCGATACCTGTTGGAAGTGTGGGAGTTTTGGGACCAACGCGCTTAGATTATGAAAGTGCGATCGCTGTCGTATCTGCTGCTGCTGATTACCTATCGGAAGCTTTCAGTTAA
- the crtW gene encoding beta-carotene ketolase CrtW, giving the protein MISLEQPPSRPIKLTRESNTGVFIAIAVIGLWAISLIILLSLDITQFNFLMLLPIIFWQTFLYTGLFITAHDAMHGVVFPKNTKINHFIGTLCLSLYGLLPYQKLLKKHWLHHHNPASEIDPDFHNGKQKNFFAWYFHFMKGYWSWTQIIALTSIYNIVHYVFDIPKDNLTYFWVIPSLLSSLQLFYFGTFLPHSEPESGYSDPHRAQTISRPIWWSFITCYHFGYHEEHHEYPHISWWQLPEIYKKKLGLGVRSEELKVINI; this is encoded by the coding sequence GTGATTTCATTAGAACAACCGCCCAGTCGTCCGATAAAATTGACCAGGGAATCGAATACTGGAGTTTTTATTGCTATTGCCGTTATTGGATTATGGGCAATCAGTCTTATTATCTTACTTTCACTTGACATTACCCAGTTTAACTTTTTAATGTTATTGCCTATCATATTTTGGCAAACATTTCTATATACTGGTTTATTTATTACGGCACATGATGCGATGCATGGGGTAGTGTTTCCGAAAAATACTAAAATTAACCATTTTATTGGAACATTATGCCTTTCTCTTTATGGTCTTTTACCATATCAAAAATTACTGAAAAAACATTGGTTACACCACCACAATCCTGCTAGTGAAATAGACCCCGATTTTCATAACGGTAAACAGAAAAATTTCTTTGCCTGGTACTTTCATTTTATGAAGGGTTACTGGAGTTGGACTCAAATTATTGCTCTGACAAGTATCTATAATATTGTCCATTACGTCTTTGATATACCCAAAGATAATTTAACTTACTTTTGGGTCATACCCTCGCTGCTAAGTTCATTACAGTTATTTTATTTTGGTACTTTCCTACCCCATAGTGAGCCAGAATCAGGTTATAGTGATCCTCATCGCGCTCAAACAATCTCCCGTCCAATTTGGTGGTCATTTATCACCTGCTATCATTTCGGCTACCATGAAGAACATCATGAATATCCTCATATTTCTTGGTGGCAGTTACCAGAAATTTATAAAAAAAAGTTAGGGTTAGGAGTTAGGAGTGAGGAGTTAAAAGTTATAAATATTTAA